The Amycolatopsis mongoliensis genome includes a window with the following:
- a CDS encoding FadR/GntR family transcriptional regulator codes for MESSCTTAGLRIAAEMRSRVDDGRWPAGTILPTELELAREFDVSRPSVREALSALQFAGYVEPRRRRGTVVLGGSPVPGAARHVRAARTFEEVVDLLEARLVLEPAVLALAAADPDPAALDQAHEAVAGMALVTGGDTIPADTDHRLHAAIAGVCRNPDLREQVATLLARASGPVWRETQATAWATGTPRAWTDDHREIVAALARGDGPAAAAASRRHLLSAVDNAAGCAALPPSQLRRLHRLREHFGPC; via the coding sequence GTGGAGAGCAGCTGCACCACCGCCGGGCTGCGGATCGCCGCCGAAATGCGGTCCCGCGTCGACGACGGCCGCTGGCCCGCCGGCACCATCCTGCCCACCGAGCTGGAGCTGGCCCGGGAGTTCGACGTCAGCCGGCCTTCGGTGCGCGAGGCACTGAGCGCGCTGCAGTTCGCCGGGTACGTCGAGCCGCGGCGCCGGCGCGGCACGGTCGTGCTCGGCGGCTCGCCGGTGCCCGGCGCGGCCCGGCACGTGCGCGCCGCGCGGACCTTCGAAGAGGTCGTGGACCTGCTCGAAGCCCGGCTGGTCCTCGAACCGGCCGTGCTGGCCCTCGCCGCCGCCGACCCGGACCCGGCGGCACTGGACCAGGCGCACGAGGCCGTCGCGGGAATGGCCCTGGTCACCGGTGGCGACACGATCCCGGCCGACACCGACCACCGGCTGCACGCCGCGATCGCCGGCGTCTGCCGGAACCCGGACCTGCGCGAGCAGGTCGCCACGCTGCTCGCCCGGGCGTCCGGGCCGGTCTGGCGGGAGACGCAGGCGACGGCGTGGGCCACCGGCACACCGCGCGCGTGGACCGACGACCACCGCGAGATCGTCGCCGCGCTGGCCCGCGGTGACGGCCCGGCCGCGGCCGCCGCCTCCCGGCGGCACCTGCTGTCCGCTGTGGACAACGCCGCCGGCTGCGCGGCCCTCCCCCCGTCGCAGCTTCGCCGGCTGCACCGGCTTCGCGAGCATTTCGGGCCGTGTTAG
- a CDS encoding CU044_5270 family protein — protein MHELDETLELLHRDARTAPADLSAARARLMAELDAGSTVVPLRPRRARRFALPVAAAVAGVVAVTVVVVQTGSSGPTAGPTAAAPAPSANPSANPTANWPDIQLMSAVQVLNRAADLSVGAVDQPVGPGQFRYVGEHTWVGRGVQTGDATGYTYLWEQQVDRWIPADAHDVWQENRKILNTGKFLGGSVPQSQAPEPDITKTDQGQWQGRCGDFFPKSKPAKKCDDPADWDSPAFYATLPHDPAALYAKLQALTKGRGSTPTAMFHFGIEILRAGQMPAGLRAQWYRALAKIPGMTVLAAETNLDGRTGVALGLDDRHEIRQLIIDPVTGQFIGEREVAGAEPDEPWIKPGTEIGASAITTAVAGRLGEVPAK, from the coding sequence ATGCATGAGCTCGACGAAACCCTCGAGCTGCTCCACCGCGACGCTCGCACGGCGCCCGCCGACCTGTCCGCGGCCCGCGCGAGGCTGATGGCCGAGCTGGACGCCGGCTCGACGGTCGTCCCGCTGCGGCCGAGGCGAGCCCGCCGGTTCGCCCTGCCGGTCGCCGCCGCCGTGGCCGGGGTGGTCGCGGTGACGGTCGTCGTGGTCCAGACGGGCTCGTCCGGGCCCACCGCCGGCCCGACGGCCGCCGCGCCGGCGCCGAGCGCGAACCCGTCCGCGAACCCGACCGCGAACTGGCCCGACATCCAGCTGATGTCGGCGGTCCAGGTGCTGAACCGGGCGGCCGACCTCAGCGTCGGCGCGGTCGACCAGCCCGTCGGCCCCGGGCAGTTCCGGTACGTCGGCGAGCACACGTGGGTCGGGCGCGGTGTCCAGACCGGCGACGCGACCGGCTACACGTACCTCTGGGAGCAGCAGGTCGACCGCTGGATCCCGGCCGACGCGCACGACGTCTGGCAGGAGAACCGGAAGATCCTGAACACCGGGAAGTTCCTGGGCGGCTCGGTGCCGCAGTCCCAGGCGCCCGAGCCGGACATCACCAAGACCGACCAGGGCCAGTGGCAGGGCCGCTGCGGCGACTTCTTCCCGAAGTCCAAGCCCGCCAAGAAGTGCGACGACCCGGCGGACTGGGACAGTCCCGCGTTCTACGCGACGCTGCCGCACGACCCGGCCGCGCTCTACGCGAAGCTGCAGGCGCTGACGAAGGGCCGCGGCTCGACGCCCACCGCGATGTTCCACTTCGGCATCGAGATCCTGCGGGCCGGGCAGATGCCGGCCGGGCTGCGGGCGCAGTGGTACCGGGCGCTGGCGAAGATCCCGGGCATGACGGTGCTGGCCGCGGAGACGAACCTCGACGGCCGCACCGGCGTCGCGCTCGGCCTCGACGACCGGCACGAGATCCGGCAGCTGATCATCGACCCGGTGACGGGCCAGTTCATCGGCGAGCGCGAGGTCGCGGGCGCGGAGCCGGACGAGCCGTGGATCAAGCCGGGCACGGAGATCGGCGCGAGCGCGATCACCACCGCGGTCGCCGGCCGCCTCGGCGAGGTCCCCGCGAAGTAG
- a CDS encoding RNA polymerase sigma factor — translation MTRIVERLDRPDLAARDPKEVFSRLFDEYAHPLRGYLAGRVGVHAADDLVAETFVVALRRRASYDPEKAPIRGWLYGIATNLLRNHVRQEVRGFQLSAKAGTEDRPAESHDTAVAGRVDAAARLRVLAGELAGLSEQDRDVLLLTSWAGLEPAEVAAALGVPASTVRSRLHRVRHRLQALLVPTEENPHA, via the coding sequence GTGACCAGAATCGTGGAGCGGCTCGACCGGCCCGACCTCGCCGCGCGAGATCCGAAAGAGGTCTTCTCGCGGCTTTTCGACGAGTACGCCCATCCCCTGCGCGGTTACCTCGCGGGCCGGGTGGGCGTGCACGCCGCCGACGACCTCGTGGCGGAGACGTTCGTCGTCGCGCTGCGAAGACGCGCCAGCTACGACCCGGAGAAGGCCCCGATCCGCGGCTGGCTCTACGGGATCGCGACCAACCTGCTGCGCAACCACGTGCGCCAGGAGGTCCGCGGGTTCCAGCTGAGCGCGAAGGCCGGCACCGAAGACCGCCCGGCCGAAAGCCACGACACCGCGGTGGCCGGCCGGGTCGATGCGGCCGCGCGCCTGCGCGTCCTCGCCGGCGAGCTCGCCGGGCTGTCCGAACAGGACCGCGACGTCCTGCTGCTCACGTCCTGGGCCGGGCTCGAACCGGCCGAAGTCGCCGCGGCGCTCGGCGTGCCCGCCAGCACGGTGCGCTCCCGCCTGCACCGCGTCCGCCACCGCCTCCAGGCCCTGCTCGTCCCCACCGAGGAGAACCCCCATGCATGA
- a CDS encoding serine hydrolase, whose amino-acid sequence MHRGGAMLLAGTCAGAVVAMLVAAAAVRPPGPAEAAGPSHPAAPSLTTSVATTATSAPPETAARQPGKPGPDGASLAALVPGELSVLVHDRKTGRDVVSHRPDATYPAASLVEVFIALEALRRGEPAGEVAEMLSRSDGDIAGRLWTKLGGPAIVTSWAARIGLKSTRPPAEGSHWGSTLVTAADLVRSYRYLMDEVPDGTRRVVLRALDGATEHGADGFDQFFGIPGAVTATDWAVKQGWSCCDRGRTLHTSGLVGGRRYIVVVLTAQPAGTSWATAAQRVTAVVKALSGPLGRA is encoded by the coding sequence ATGCACAGGGGAGGCGCGATGCTGCTGGCCGGGACGTGCGCCGGCGCGGTGGTGGCGATGCTCGTCGCGGCCGCCGCGGTCCGGCCGCCGGGACCCGCCGAAGCGGCCGGTCCGTCGCACCCGGCCGCGCCGTCGCTCACGACGAGCGTGGCCACGACGGCGACGTCGGCACCGCCGGAGACCGCGGCGAGGCAGCCGGGGAAGCCGGGGCCGGACGGCGCTTCGCTGGCGGCGCTGGTGCCCGGCGAGCTGAGCGTGCTCGTGCACGACCGCAAGACCGGCCGCGACGTCGTTTCCCACCGGCCGGACGCGACCTACCCCGCCGCGTCGCTGGTCGAGGTGTTCATCGCCCTGGAGGCCCTCCGGCGGGGCGAGCCCGCCGGCGAAGTCGCCGAGATGCTCTCGCGCAGCGACGGCGACATCGCCGGCCGGCTCTGGACGAAGCTGGGCGGGCCCGCGATCGTCACGTCGTGGGCGGCGCGGATCGGCCTGAAGTCGACCCGCCCGCCCGCCGAGGGCAGCCACTGGGGCAGCACCCTCGTCACCGCCGCCGACCTCGTCCGCTCCTACCGGTACCTGATGGACGAGGTCCCCGACGGCACCCGCCGGGTCGTCCTGCGTGCCCTCGACGGCGCCACCGAACACGGCGCGGACGGCTTCGACCAGTTCTTCGGCATCCCGGGAGCGGTCACCGCCACCGACTGGGCGGTGAAGCAGGGCTGGTCCTGCTGCGACCGGGGCCGCACCCTGCACACCAGCGGGCTCGTCGGCGGGCGCCGCTACATCGTCGTCGTCCTCACCGCCCAGCCCGCCGGCACCTCCTGGGCGACGGCCGCCCAGCGTGTCACGGCGGTGGTGAAAGCGCTCTCCGGTCCGCTCGGCCGGGCCTGA
- a CDS encoding LacI family DNA-binding transcriptional regulator: MVDRAKPGEQVRTSSPGSRQPSLADVAGMAGVSHMTVSRVVNESGPVRPETRERVLAAVHKLGYRPNTAARTLVTGRSGTLGVVALESNLYGPASTLYGIENAAREAGYGVAICSVTRPGRTSIGDAVESLRRQAVEGIVVIAPHVTAGRALAAVPADIPVVAVGGGESAPVPVISVDQYDGARRATEHLLALGHRTVWHVAGPEDWLEARDRERGWRETLERRGLRVPAVVRGDWSPRSGYEAGRALVGKRGLKAVFSANDQMALGLLRAFTEAGIRVPEDVHVAGFDDVPEAAYFNPPLTTVRQDFIEVGRRTFGLLEDRMAGGDVRARHLVPAELIVRESTGPR; the protein is encoded by the coding sequence GTGGTGGACCGGGCGAAGCCGGGGGAGCAGGTCAGGACGTCGTCCCCGGGGTCGCGGCAGCCCAGCCTGGCCGACGTCGCCGGCATGGCCGGGGTGTCGCACATGACCGTCTCGCGCGTGGTCAACGAGAGCGGGCCGGTGCGCCCGGAAACCCGCGAACGGGTCCTCGCCGCGGTGCACAAGCTCGGGTACCGGCCCAACACCGCCGCGCGGACGCTGGTCACCGGCCGGTCGGGCACCCTCGGCGTGGTCGCGCTGGAGTCGAACCTCTACGGGCCGGCGAGCACCCTGTACGGCATCGAGAACGCGGCGCGCGAGGCCGGGTACGGCGTCGCGATCTGCAGCGTCACCCGCCCGGGCCGGACGTCCATCGGCGACGCGGTGGAGAGCCTGCGCCGCCAGGCGGTGGAAGGGATCGTCGTCATCGCCCCGCACGTCACGGCCGGCCGGGCCCTGGCGGCGGTGCCCGCCGACATCCCCGTGGTGGCCGTCGGCGGCGGGGAGTCGGCACCGGTGCCGGTGATCTCGGTCGACCAGTACGACGGCGCGCGCCGCGCCACCGAGCACCTCCTGGCCCTCGGCCACCGCACGGTCTGGCACGTCGCCGGGCCGGAGGACTGGCTGGAGGCCCGCGACCGCGAACGCGGCTGGCGCGAGACCCTGGAACGACGCGGCCTGCGCGTACCGGCGGTCGTGCGCGGCGACTGGAGCCCGCGGTCGGGCTACGAGGCGGGCCGGGCGCTCGTCGGCAAGCGCGGACTGAAGGCGGTGTTCTCGGCCAACGACCAGATGGCGCTGGGCCTGCTGCGCGCGTTCACCGAGGCGGGGATCCGGGTGCCGGAGGACGTCCACGTCGCCGGCTTCGACGACGTCCCCGAGGCGGCGTACTTCAACCCCCCGCTGACGACGGTCCGCCAGGACTTCATCGAGGTCGGCCGCCGGACGTTCGGGCTCCTGGAAGACCGGATGGCGGGCGGGGACGTCCGTGCCCGGCACCTGGTGCCGGCCGAGCTGATCGTCCGCGAAAGCACCGGCCCCCGCTGA